A genomic region of Mitsuaria sp. 7 contains the following coding sequences:
- a CDS encoding GbsR/MarR family transcriptional regulator — protein sequence MELTDTARRFVLHWGEMGSAWGVNRTVAQIHALLYFHGRPLNAEELAETLSVARSNVSTSLKELQSWNLIRVTHVLGDRRDYFETTADVWELLRTIVRERKHREFDPTVRMLAELVADEGFQNESPDAQDRVRECLRLMQTLGAWSEEMMRLSPSTLEKVLKLGASVQRFVRGDGT from the coding sequence ATGGAACTCACCGATACCGCCCGCCGCTTCGTCCTGCACTGGGGCGAGATGGGCAGCGCCTGGGGCGTGAACCGCACCGTGGCGCAGATCCATGCCCTGCTCTACTTCCATGGCCGGCCGCTCAACGCGGAAGAGCTGGCCGAGACGCTCTCTGTCGCCCGCTCCAACGTCAGCACCAGCCTCAAGGAACTGCAGAGCTGGAACCTGATCCGCGTGACCCACGTGCTCGGGGACCGGCGCGACTACTTCGAGACGACCGCGGACGTCTGGGAGCTGCTCCGCACCATCGTCCGCGAGCGCAAGCACCGCGAGTTCGACCCGACCGTGCGCATGCTGGCCGAACTCGTCGCGGACGAGGGATTCCAGAACGAATCCCCCGATGCCCAGGACCGCGTGCGCGAATGCCTGCGCCTGATGCAGACGCTGGGCGCCTGGTCCGAGGAAATGATGCGGCTCTCGCCCTCGACGCTGGAAAAGGTGCTCAAGCTCGGCGCGAGCGTCCAGCGCTTCGTGCGCGGGGACGGGACCTGA
- a CDS encoding polyamine aminopropyltransferase yields MSQEPTVDDAPARASLPEVLLLASVFVIAACGLVYELAAGALASYLLGDSVLQFSTIIGAYLFAMGVGSWLSRYIDRQLVAHFLRLELLVGVIGGLMPAALFTAHSLLLPSQVAGFRVLLYGLVLLVGTLVGLEIPLVMRILKRHFRQRYALKELVSQVLTFDYLGALLVAVAFPLLLVPNLGLVRTGLFFGLLNVAVAVWALWLFRAELRSWRSHALTCVVSIGLLAAAMAGADRLSTWAEDRFYGEQIVFKESSSYQRIVVTQGAAGTRLFLNGNLQFHSRDEYRYHEALVHPAMAAQGAPRKVLVLGGGDGMAVREILRYPSVEHITLVELDPHMTTLFSTMPLLKGLNKDALLSPKLHIVNADAFSWLETTDEIFDVIVIDFPDPSNFALGKLYTASLYKMVDQHLSASGYAVIQSTSPLVAPRAFWTVVNTVESVGLTATPYHAHVPSFGEWGFVLASRRPWAMPRKLPDGLRFLSIDGIPALMSFPPDMARPEHLEVNRLSNQVLVHEFEREWGKLH; encoded by the coding sequence ATGTCTCAAGAGCCCACCGTCGACGACGCCCCCGCGCGCGCCTCGCTGCCCGAGGTGCTGCTGCTCGCCAGCGTCTTCGTCATCGCCGCCTGCGGGCTGGTCTACGAGCTGGCCGCGGGCGCGCTCGCGAGCTACCTGCTCGGCGATTCCGTCCTGCAGTTCTCGACCATCATCGGCGCCTACCTGTTCGCGATGGGCGTGGGCTCCTGGCTCTCGCGCTACATCGACCGGCAACTGGTCGCGCACTTCCTGCGGCTGGAGCTGCTGGTCGGCGTCATCGGCGGCCTGATGCCCGCGGCGCTCTTCACCGCGCACAGCCTGCTGCTGCCGTCGCAGGTCGCCGGCTTCCGGGTGCTGCTGTACGGGCTGGTGCTGCTCGTCGGCACGCTGGTGGGCCTGGAGATCCCGCTGGTGATGCGCATCCTCAAGCGCCACTTCCGCCAGCGGTATGCGCTCAAGGAACTGGTGTCGCAGGTGCTGACCTTCGACTACCTCGGGGCGCTGCTGGTCGCCGTCGCCTTCCCGCTGCTGCTGGTGCCCAACCTCGGGCTGGTGCGCACGGGGCTGTTCTTCGGATTGCTGAACGTGGCCGTCGCCGTGTGGGCGCTGTGGCTGTTCCGCGCGGAGCTGCGCAGCTGGCGGTCGCACGCGCTGACCTGCGTGGTGTCCATCGGCCTGCTCGCCGCGGCGATGGCCGGCGCCGACCGGCTCAGCACCTGGGCCGAGGACCGCTTCTACGGCGAGCAGATCGTCTTCAAGGAAAGCAGCAGCTACCAGCGCATCGTCGTCACGCAGGGCGCGGCGGGCACGCGGCTGTTCCTCAACGGCAACCTGCAGTTCCACTCGCGCGACGAGTACCGTTATCACGAGGCCCTCGTGCATCCCGCGATGGCCGCGCAGGGCGCGCCGCGCAAGGTGCTGGTGCTGGGCGGCGGCGACGGCATGGCCGTGCGCGAGATCCTGCGCTATCCGTCCGTCGAGCACATCACGCTGGTCGAGCTGGACCCGCACATGACGACGCTGTTCTCGACGATGCCGCTGCTCAAGGGGCTGAACAAGGACGCGCTGCTGAGCCCCAAGCTGCACATCGTCAACGCGGACGCCTTCAGCTGGCTGGAAACGACCGACGAGATCTTCGACGTCATCGTCATCGACTTCCCCGATCCGAGCAATTTCGCGCTCGGCAAGCTGTACACGGCCAGCCTCTACAAGATGGTCGACCAGCACCTGAGCGCATCCGGATACGCGGTGATCCAGTCGACCTCGCCGCTGGTGGCGCCGCGCGCGTTCTGGACCGTCGTGAACACGGTGGAATCGGTCGGCCTCACCGCGACCCCGTACCACGCGCACGTGCCGAGCTTCGGCGAATGGGGCTTCGTGCTGGCGAGCCGGCGGCCGTGGGCCATGCCGCGAAAGCTGCCGGACGGTCTGCGCTTCCTGAGCATAGACGGCATTCCGGCGTTGATGAGTTTCCCGCCGGACATGGCGCGGCCGGAGCACCTCGAGGTGAACCGGCTGTCCAACCAGGTGCTGGTGCACGAGTTCGAGCGCGAATGGGGCAAGCTGCATTGA
- a CDS encoding thiol-disulfide oxidoreductase DCC family protein, protein MRTVPSPDPSVYPLTLYFDGACPICSGEMHNLMLRNTAGLLRFVDISEPGFAAFPPGTDMPALMDLMHGQRADGRLAIGAEAIRLAYRGAQLGWIARIMDLPLLRTLCDRAYPVVARNRYRIPRPVVRLVFETGLRRAAERRAGRSACRDDACEFHVHAQPHEHPHHVRRDGNGDAS, encoded by the coding sequence ATGCGAACCGTGCCCAGTCCCGACCCGTCGGTCTATCCGCTGACGCTCTACTTCGACGGCGCCTGCCCGATCTGCAGCGGCGAGATGCACAACCTGATGCTGCGCAACACCGCCGGCCTGCTGCGCTTCGTGGACATTTCCGAGCCGGGCTTCGCCGCGTTCCCGCCGGGCACGGACATGCCGGCGCTGATGGACCTGATGCACGGGCAGCGCGCCGACGGCCGGCTCGCGATCGGCGCGGAGGCGATCCGGCTCGCCTACCGGGGCGCACAACTCGGCTGGATCGCGCGGATCATGGATCTGCCCCTGCTGCGGACCCTGTGCGACCGCGCTTATCCGGTCGTCGCCCGCAACCGCTACCGGATTCCGCGGCCCGTCGTGCGGCTGGTCTTCGAGACCGGCCTGCGTCGCGCGGCGGAACGTCGCGCCGGCCGCTCCGCGTGCCGTGACGACGCCTGCGAATTTCACGTCCACGCTCAGCCCCACGAACATCCGCATCATGTGCGGCGCGACGGCAACGGAGACGCGTCATGA
- a CDS encoding NAD-dependent epimerase/dehydratase family protein, which translates to MSTTSIRSVLVCGASGFVGRRIVRSLREAGLAVTAGDSRTQDFQQDLSPEVWVPRVTGFDAVVNAVGLLRDTPRRQLEPIHHRAPAALFEACARAGVARVIQISANGVTQSPTRYATTKRAADEVLLRLRAEGRVDGIVLRPSIVFGRGGASAALFMNLARLPVLVLPRAAVHAQVQPVAVPDVAQAVLRLLQDGGPELVTAVGPRALSLSAFIGELRRQRGQTTARVIPLPDAPSRWSARLGDYVSSQPWSSESLALLEQDNIGDAAAFAHVLGRPAVPVEQFVEAAWASDL; encoded by the coding sequence ATGAGCACGACGTCCATCCGATCGGTGCTGGTCTGCGGCGCCAGCGGTTTCGTCGGGCGGCGCATCGTGCGCTCGCTGCGCGAGGCCGGCCTGGCGGTGACGGCAGGCGACTCCCGCACGCAGGACTTCCAGCAAGACCTGTCCCCCGAGGTCTGGGTGCCGCGCGTCACCGGCTTCGATGCCGTCGTCAACGCGGTCGGGCTGCTGCGCGACACGCCGCGCCGCCAGCTCGAGCCCATCCACCACCGGGCGCCCGCCGCGCTGTTCGAGGCCTGCGCCCGCGCCGGCGTGGCGCGGGTGATCCAGATCTCGGCGAACGGCGTGACGCAAAGCCCGACGCGATATGCGACAACGAAGCGCGCCGCGGATGAGGTCCTGCTGCGGCTGCGCGCCGAAGGCCGCGTCGACGGCATCGTGCTGCGCCCGAGCATCGTCTTCGGCCGTGGCGGTGCGAGCGCGGCGCTGTTCATGAACCTTGCCCGGCTGCCGGTGCTGGTGCTGCCGCGCGCGGCCGTCCACGCCCAGGTCCAGCCCGTCGCCGTGCCCGATGTCGCGCAGGCGGTGCTCCGGCTGCTGCAGGACGGCGGACCGGAACTCGTGACGGCCGTCGGCCCGCGGGCGCTGAGCCTGTCGGCCTTCATCGGCGAACTCCGGCGCCAGCGCGGACAGACAACTGCCCGCGTGATCCCCTTGCCCGACGCGCCCAGCCGCTGGAGCGCCCGCCTGGGGGACTACGTCAGCAGCCAGCCGTGGAGCAGCGAAAGCCTGGCCCTGCTGGAGCAGGACAACATCGGCGACGCCGCCGCGTTCGCGCACGTGCTCGGACGACCCGCGGTGCCCGTCGAACAATTCGTGGAGGCCGCATGGGCATCGGACTTGTGA
- a CDS encoding DoxX-like family protein: protein MGIGLVNFRHRRTRVVARAGLIALWLATGAASLIELDGRSRDLMVAAQTPEAWIAPVIVAGALVDLLIGAAMWRWHRRWVYRLAGGMMLLMTAVATIILPSLWLDPLGCLTKNLPVAILLLILDEDAPA, encoded by the coding sequence ATGGGCATCGGACTTGTGAACTTCCGGCACCGCCGCACGCGCGTCGTCGCGCGGGCCGGATTGATCGCGCTGTGGCTGGCCACCGGCGCGGCCAGCCTGATCGAGCTCGACGGCCGCAGCCGCGACCTCATGGTCGCCGCACAGACGCCCGAGGCCTGGATCGCGCCGGTCATCGTGGCGGGCGCGCTCGTCGATCTGCTGATCGGCGCGGCCATGTGGCGCTGGCATCGCCGCTGGGTGTACCGCCTCGCGGGCGGGATGATGCTGCTGATGACGGCGGTGGCGACGATCATCCTGCCCTCGCTGTGGCTGGACCCGCTGGGCTGCCTGACCAAGAACCTGCCGGTAGCGATCCTGCTGCTGATCCTCGACGAGGACGCGCCGGCGTGA
- a CDS encoding acyl-CoA thioesterase II, protein MPHDLDQAILLAPAGGHRFAGATNPAYANMVGPFGGTTGAAMLNAALLHSERIGEPIALTINFCSPLADGAFEVEARPARTNRSTQHWVLELTQNGEVAATGSAVFAQRRETWSAKEAELPADIPPASELQPLPKVGFLPAWVSRYDMRFLPGFGPGPFDGQEQAHSISRYWVRDEPARPMDFPSLAAICDSFFPRIFVRRRKPGAIGTVTLTTYFHADSVMLAQQGDRHVLAMARALNFRNGYFDQTAEVWSDDGHMLASTHQMVYFKE, encoded by the coding sequence ATGCCGCACGACCTCGACCAGGCCATCCTCCTCGCCCCCGCCGGCGGCCACCGCTTCGCCGGCGCGACGAATCCGGCCTACGCCAACATGGTCGGACCGTTCGGCGGCACGACCGGGGCGGCGATGCTCAATGCGGCGTTGCTGCATTCCGAGCGCATCGGCGAGCCGATCGCGCTGACGATCAACTTCTGCAGCCCGCTCGCCGACGGGGCTTTCGAGGTCGAAGCCCGCCCCGCCCGCACGAACCGGTCGACGCAGCATTGGGTGCTTGAGCTCACGCAGAACGGCGAGGTCGCCGCCACCGGCAGCGCCGTCTTCGCGCAGCGTCGCGAGACCTGGTCCGCGAAGGAGGCCGAGCTGCCGGCGGACATCCCGCCCGCGTCGGAACTCCAGCCGCTGCCGAAGGTCGGCTTCCTGCCCGCCTGGGTCTCGCGCTACGACATGCGCTTCCTGCCCGGCTTCGGTCCGGGGCCGTTCGACGGCCAGGAGCAAGCGCATTCGATCAGCCGCTACTGGGTCCGCGACGAGCCCGCGCGACCGATGGACTTCCCGTCCCTGGCCGCGATCTGCGACAGCTTCTTCCCGCGCATCTTCGTCCGCCGCCGCAAGCCCGGCGCGATCGGCACCGTCACGCTGACGACCTACTTCCATGCGGACTCGGTCATGCTCGCGCAGCAGGGCGACCGCCACGTGCTCGCGATGGCCAGGGCGCTCAACTTCCGCAACGGCTACTTCGACCAGACCGCCGAAGTCTGGAGCGACGACGGCCACATGCTGGCCAGCACGCACCAGATGGTCTATTTCAAGGAGTGA
- a CDS encoding alpha/beta hydrolase produces the protein MLGAAVLLAGCGGGPPKARVEEQQQLREFASRGYAPQGEPVTTQPILWRMRGDDVRLTLTMPTNAGTTAGTTPRPVVVYLPGLGESDTAGIRWRRAWAAAGYAVLSLQPLDDDANAWSSELARSAEFTELGRRHYADAQMRKRLTRLDELLAEAQRLGRQGPGQGQNQLPGQGDAPWRSLDWSKTVVAGYELGAQTAMAVAGERQPDGSVLALKSVQPVAAIVISPQVFAQPDAARYRELAVPVLGLTGPDDSDVLGLVRDVQWRQAPFAAMPAGRGWLLSVNEVRHAALGGNEPRPEDAEREQKRIRAAEEQEQSQPQGRRGGGGRGGRGQEGPTRMAPVPAVPDYRQLHEQQLGMTAAQQVSVAFLDWQLKRSDTARGWLGTPADSWMRGVGVLASSKDGRRD, from the coding sequence GTGCTTGGCGCGGCGGTGCTGCTCGCCGGCTGCGGCGGCGGACCGCCGAAGGCGCGCGTCGAGGAACAGCAGCAGCTGCGCGAGTTCGCCTCCCGCGGCTATGCGCCGCAGGGCGAGCCGGTCACGACGCAGCCGATCCTGTGGCGCATGCGCGGCGACGATGTGCGACTGACCCTGACGATGCCGACCAATGCCGGGACGACGGCGGGCACGACGCCGCGCCCGGTCGTGGTCTACCTGCCGGGTCTGGGCGAGTCCGACACCGCGGGCATCCGCTGGCGCCGCGCCTGGGCGGCGGCGGGTTATGCGGTGCTGTCGCTGCAGCCGCTGGACGACGATGCGAACGCCTGGTCGTCGGAGCTGGCGCGTTCGGCGGAGTTCACCGAACTGGGCCGGCGCCATTACGCCGACGCGCAGATGCGCAAGCGGTTGACGCGGCTCGATGAACTGCTCGCCGAGGCGCAACGATTGGGGCGCCAGGGCCCGGGTCAAGGCCAAAACCAGCTCCCGGGCCAGGGCGACGCACCGTGGCGCTCGCTGGACTGGTCGAAGACGGTGGTTGCGGGCTATGAACTCGGCGCGCAGACCGCGATGGCGGTCGCGGGCGAGCGCCAGCCCGACGGTTCGGTGCTGGCGCTGAAGTCCGTGCAGCCGGTGGCCGCGATCGTGATCAGCCCGCAGGTGTTCGCGCAACCGGACGCGGCGCGGTATCGCGAACTCGCCGTCCCCGTGCTCGGCTTGACCGGGCCGGACGACAGCGACGTGCTCGGGCTGGTGCGGGACGTGCAATGGCGCCAGGCGCCGTTCGCCGCGATGCCGGCGGGCCGGGGCTGGCTGCTGAGCGTGAACGAGGTGCGCCACGCCGCGCTAGGCGGCAACGAACCGCGACCGGAGGACGCCGAGCGCGAGCAGAAGCGCATCCGCGCCGCCGAGGAACAGGAGCAGTCGCAGCCCCAGGGCCGCCGCGGTGGCGGCGGCCGCGGCGGGCGCGGCCAGGAAGGCCCGACGCGCATGGCGCCGGTCCCGGCCGTGCCCGACTACCGCCAGTTGCACGAGCAGCAGCTCGGCATGACGGCCGCGCAGCAGGTCAGCGTGGCCTTCCTGGACTGGCAGCTGAAGCGCTCCGACACGGCGCGTGGATGGCTGGGGACGCCCGCCGACTCGTGGATGCGAGGCGTGGGCGTCCTCGCCTCCTCAAAGGACGGGCGTCGGGACTAG
- a CDS encoding CPBP family intramembrane glutamic endopeptidase, with the protein MPENKPPFPSVLQAGLLLLATLVLQQLVGAALYDFRETLGLSFEQMTVLITVLADGLVIAVALHLQGAGYRDVLHPDRSSLLPTLVLVVPAVLLLTPLLLLLNSVLFTGLQAVLPLSDYEARAFTELHEPTLAMALMVCVVAPVVEELLFRGVLLRGFLKRYPRGLAIGYSALYFGVAHLNIYQFCLAFLLGLLLGLLYERGRSLMPCIALHAAFNTIGFLLGNSGEAASDAAGSAAGGAAVAPGATLLWLTALIAAAIGALALQKLLGLWRR; encoded by the coding sequence ATGCCAGAGAACAAGCCGCCTTTCCCTTCCGTCCTCCAGGCCGGCCTGCTCCTGCTGGCCACGCTGGTGCTGCAGCAGCTCGTCGGCGCGGCGCTGTACGACTTCCGCGAGACCCTGGGCCTGAGCTTCGAGCAGATGACCGTGCTCATCACGGTGCTGGCGGACGGCCTCGTCATTGCCGTGGCGCTGCACCTGCAGGGCGCCGGCTACCGGGACGTCCTCCATCCCGACCGCTCGTCGCTGCTGCCGACGCTGGTGCTGGTCGTGCCAGCGGTGCTGCTGCTGACGCCGTTGCTCCTGCTGCTGAACTCGGTGCTCTTCACCGGCCTGCAGGCGGTGCTGCCGCTCTCGGACTACGAGGCGCGGGCGTTCACGGAACTCCATGAGCCCACCCTGGCGATGGCCCTCATGGTCTGCGTGGTGGCGCCGGTCGTGGAGGAGCTGCTCTTCCGCGGCGTGCTGCTGCGCGGGTTCCTGAAGCGGTATCCGCGGGGGCTGGCGATCGGCTATTCCGCGCTGTACTTCGGCGTCGCGCATCTGAACATCTACCAGTTCTGCCTGGCGTTCCTGCTCGGGCTGCTGCTCGGCCTGCTGTACGAGCGCGGCCGCTCGCTGATGCCCTGCATCGCCCTGCATGCGGCCTTCAACACCATCGGTTTCCTGTTGGGGAATTCCGGCGAAGCGGCCTCGGACGCGGCGGGTTCGGCCGCCGGGGGGGCCGCCGTGGCACCGGGCGCCACCTTGCTGTGGCTGACGGCCTTGATCGCCGCCGCGATCGGTGCACTGGCGCTGCAGAAGCTGCTCGGGCTGTGGCGTCGGTGA
- a CDS encoding FAD-dependent oxidoreductase, with product MGQAALKRRDLLTRTLAASLLPMLSACGREARPLADRLAERIAELPGGWTGANWERGHRLRGALPVWSAATGAPRRAQVLVLGAGIAGLACARRLRLQGVDVALLDLEDRPGGNSRGHRIGAGPALGEGLRCPLGAHYLPTPGPEAVEVHAVLEDLGLARQEHGKTVYEERWLCHSPQERLWWKDQWVDGLLPPAESPEVQTQYRRFGELVDRARHEVGFAMPSTRHAWTPAHQALDAKTFAAWLDEHELTAAPLRWYLDYCCRDDYGADATQVSAWAGLHYFGSRHGFMSGEEREAVLTWPQGNGWLSERLAAPLAEAFHGGRTALRVREERHGVQVLVWNDKDQLAERWEADQVVMAMPLFIAARLPEQPPSALTQAASGMRYAPWLVANLLLDAPPLERLGAPMSWDNVAYGGEALGYVNANHQDLDPSRGPMVLTAYRSLHESQRKDLLQDDWRAWAARVLADMAPLHPDLPERLQRIELMRYGHAMSIPHPGLRGSQALAALRERAQGRLHFAHADLAGYSVFEEAFTQGEVVAARLRRKGAGSA from the coding sequence ATGGGGCAAGCTGCATTGAAGCGCCGCGACCTGCTGACGCGCACGCTGGCGGCCTCTCTCCTGCCGATGCTCTCGGCCTGCGGGCGCGAGGCGCGGCCGCTCGCCGATCGACTGGCGGAACGCATCGCGGAACTCCCCGGCGGCTGGACCGGCGCGAACTGGGAGCGCGGCCATCGTCTGCGCGGTGCCCTGCCCGTCTGGTCGGCGGCCACCGGCGCGCCCCGACGCGCGCAGGTGCTGGTGCTCGGCGCGGGCATCGCGGGACTCGCCTGTGCGCGCCGGCTGCGTCTGCAAGGCGTGGACGTCGCACTGCTGGACCTGGAGGACCGCCCCGGCGGCAACAGCCGCGGACATCGCATCGGCGCGGGGCCGGCGCTCGGCGAAGGCCTGCGCTGCCCGCTAGGCGCGCACTACCTGCCCACGCCGGGACCGGAGGCCGTCGAAGTGCACGCCGTGCTGGAGGATCTCGGCCTCGCGCGCCAGGAGCACGGCAAGACCGTCTACGAAGAACGCTGGCTCTGCCACAGCCCGCAGGAGCGGCTGTGGTGGAAGGACCAATGGGTCGACGGACTGCTCCCGCCGGCCGAATCCCCCGAAGTGCAGACGCAGTACCGCCGCTTCGGCGAACTGGTCGACCGGGCGCGGCATGAGGTCGGCTTCGCGATGCCGAGCACGCGCCACGCATGGACGCCGGCGCATCAGGCGCTGGACGCGAAAACCTTCGCCGCGTGGCTCGACGAACACGAGCTGACCGCCGCGCCGCTGCGCTGGTACCTCGACTACTGCTGCCGCGACGACTACGGCGCCGATGCGACGCAGGTGTCCGCCTGGGCGGGACTGCACTACTTCGGCAGCCGACACGGCTTCATGAGCGGCGAGGAACGCGAGGCCGTGCTGACCTGGCCGCAAGGCAACGGCTGGTTGTCGGAGCGTCTGGCCGCGCCGCTGGCGGAGGCCTTCCACGGCGGCCGCACGGCGCTGCGCGTGCGCGAGGAACGCCATGGCGTGCAGGTGCTGGTCTGGAACGACAAGGACCAGCTGGCGGAGCGTTGGGAAGCCGATCAGGTCGTGATGGCGATGCCGCTGTTCATCGCGGCGCGGCTGCCAGAACAACCGCCCTCGGCGCTCACGCAAGCCGCGAGCGGCATGCGTTATGCGCCGTGGCTGGTGGCGAACCTGCTGCTCGACGCACCGCCGCTGGAGCGGCTGGGCGCGCCGATGTCCTGGGACAACGTTGCGTACGGCGGCGAAGCGCTGGGTTACGTGAACGCAAACCATCAGGACCTCGACCCGAGCCGCGGTCCGATGGTGCTGACGGCTTACCGCTCGCTGCACGAGTCGCAACGCAAGGACCTGCTGCAGGACGACTGGCGCGCCTGGGCGGCGCGCGTGCTCGCGGACATGGCGCCCCTGCATCCGGATCTGCCGGAGCGGCTGCAGCGCATCGAGCTGATGCGATACGGGCATGCGATGAGCATCCCGCATCCGGGACTGCGCGGGTCGCAGGCGCTGGCCGCGCTGCGCGAGCGCGCACAAGGCCGGCTCCACTTCGCGCATGCGGACCTGGCGGGGTACTCGGTGTTCGAGGAGGCGTTCACGCAGGGGGAAGTAGTCGCGGCGCGTCTCAGGCGCAAGGGCGCCGGGAGCGCATGA
- a CDS encoding type II toxin-antitoxin system RelE/ParE family toxin, translated as MGSGLVKKRIARSGADKRGGYRTLVANRPGGPWFFITGFAKSEMGNIDPVTWKMCRVAARELLAMSGDALADAARERKLKEVICDSETQERDDQAAPAHES; from the coding sequence TTGGGTAGTGGACTGGTGAAGAAGCGGATCGCACGATCTGGGGCTGATAAGCGGGGCGGGTACCGGACGCTCGTCGCAAACCGACCTGGCGGCCCCTGGTTCTTCATCACTGGATTTGCGAAAAGCGAAATGGGGAACATCGACCCAGTGACGTGGAAGATGTGCCGCGTGGCCGCCCGGGAATTGCTTGCCATGTCAGGGGATGCCTTGGCCGACGCGGCCCGCGAGCGAAAATTGAAAGAGGTGATTTGTGATTCGGAAACGCAAGAACGAGACGATCAAGCAGCTCCTGCACATGAGTCGTGA
- a CDS encoding DUF2269 domain-containing protein, with protein sequence MNTYLVIKWLHIVSSVLLAGTGFGSAFYLFFANRSGSLAAQAVVARLVKRADLWFTTPAVIVQPLTGVWLAMTAGWALDTPWLALSIALYVIAGACWLPVVWLQIRLSQMADAALASGQPLPALYWRYARWWEGLGYPAFIAVLVVFYLMVNKPALWG encoded by the coding sequence ATGAACACCTACCTCGTGATCAAGTGGCTGCACATCGTGTCGAGCGTGCTGCTGGCGGGCACCGGCTTCGGCTCGGCCTTCTACCTGTTCTTCGCGAACCGGAGCGGTTCGCTGGCGGCGCAGGCCGTGGTGGCGCGCCTCGTCAAGCGCGCGGACCTCTGGTTCACGACGCCGGCGGTGATCGTGCAGCCGCTCACCGGCGTGTGGCTGGCGATGACGGCCGGCTGGGCGCTGGACACGCCGTGGCTCGCGCTGTCGATCGCTCTGTACGTGATCGCCGGCGCCTGCTGGCTGCCGGTGGTGTGGTTGCAGATCCGGCTGTCGCAGATGGCCGACGCGGCGCTCGCCAGCGGCCAGCCGCTGCCGGCCCTCTACTGGCGCTACGCCCGCTGGTGGGAGGGCCTGGGCTACCCGGCCTTCATCGCGGTGCTCGTCGTCTTCTACCTGATGGTGAACAAGCCGGCGCTGTGGGGCTGA
- a CDS encoding DNA-binding transcriptional regulator → MIRKRKNETIKQLLHMSRELHACGAFDDDAIRRIEHAGMMPPEPLTPDEIRAIREQSSCCVYTLAGMLNTSAKRLRRWEQGLGKPQGAELRLLRMMRDRGVDAVFP, encoded by the coding sequence GTGATTCGGAAACGCAAGAACGAGACGATCAAGCAGCTCCTGCACATGAGTCGTGAACTCCACGCCTGCGGGGCCTTCGATGACGATGCGATCCGGCGCATTGAACATGCCGGAATGATGCCGCCCGAACCGCTCACCCCCGATGAGATTCGGGCCATCCGGGAGCAGTCGAGCTGCTGTGTCTACACGCTGGCGGGCATGCTCAACACGAGCGCCAAGCGCTTGCGTCGGTGGGAGCAAGGACTGGGCAAGCCTCAGGGCGCGGAACTCAGGCTGCTTCGCATGATGCGGGATCGGGGTGTCGACGCGGTGTTCCCTTGA